In Leptodesmis sichuanensis A121, the following are encoded in one genomic region:
- a CDS encoding helix-turn-helix domain-containing protein, giving the protein MAEAIKLNRKEYLLLELFLSHPKQMFSRSEMGDRLWTLDEQLPTEATIKSHIRSIRRKLERAGACDLIQTHYGQGYCLNPTYDPGTKQLKGIPSMTEMMIDSITANLWQEVMMANARLQQEIEQRKQVEAQLRRSETMLRTAQHVAQIGCWEFDISTRETYWTEELYLIHGLDPNQPAPTEEEILRLIHPDDRQLHEEAIRSPALRREAFEVNLRIIRANDGEVRHINARGGPLFDSSGKLIKLTGTTFDVTRWR; this is encoded by the coding sequence ATTGCCGAGGCAATAAAGCTCAACCGCAAGGAGTATCTACTGCTGGAACTATTTCTGAGCCATCCCAAGCAAATGTTTTCCCGCAGCGAAATGGGCGATCGCCTGTGGACCCTGGATGAGCAACTCCCCACAGAAGCGACTATTAAAAGCCACATTCGTAGCATTCGCCGCAAATTAGAACGGGCTGGTGCCTGCGATCTCATTCAAACCCACTATGGACAGGGATACTGCCTGAACCCTACCTATGACCCTGGGACTAAACAACTGAAAGGTATCCCATCTATGACGGAGATGATGATAGACAGCATTACAGCAAATCTCTGGCAGGAAGTGATGATGGCTAATGCTCGCTTACAGCAAGAGATTGAGCAACGCAAACAAGTTGAAGCCCAATTGCGTCGGTCAGAAACCATGTTACGCACGGCTCAACATGTTGCTCAGATTGGCTGTTGGGAATTTGATATCAGCACGCGAGAGACGTATTGGACTGAGGAACTCTATCTGATTCATGGGCTTGACCCCAATCAACCCGCTCCGACCGAAGAAGAAATTTTGCGCCTGATTCATCCTGACGATCGCCAGTTGCATGAGGAAGCAATCCGGTCTCCTGCACTGAGAAGGGAAGCGTTTGAAGTCAATCTACGCATCATTCGTGCCAATGATGGAGAGGTGCGCCATATTAACGCTCGAGGCGGTCCCCTTTTCGATAGTTCTGGCAAGCTGATTAAGTTAACTGGAACAACCTTTGATGTAACCCGATGGCGATGA
- a CDS encoding Uma2 family endonuclease translates to MTITPYAFPELRCSFGDRSIVPDVAIFQWNRIPFTQDGQVPDNFEIAPDWVIEILSPEQKANKVIGNILHCLAYGCRLGWFVDPDDLSILVFLPDQLPILLQGQTALPALPAIELELTVAQVFDWLKMG, encoded by the coding sequence TTGACAATAACTCCCTATGCCTTCCCAGAATTACGCTGTAGCTTTGGCGATCGCTCCATTGTGCCAGATGTAGCTATTTTTCAGTGGAATCGCATCCCCTTCACCCAGGACGGGCAAGTTCCGGATAATTTTGAGATTGCTCCCGATTGGGTAATTGAAATCCTGTCACCGGAGCAGAAAGCCAACAAAGTGATTGGCAATATTCTGCACTGCTTAGCGTATGGTTGTCGATTAGGATGGTTCGTAGATCCCGACGATCTTAGTATTCTGGTCTTTCTCCCTGATCAGCTTCCCATCCTGCTGCAAGGTCAGACTGCTTTACCCGCTCTACCTGCGATCGAACTGGAGCTAACGGTTGCTCAAGTATTTGATTGGCTCAAAATGGGTTAG
- a CDS encoding DUF4058 family protein, with protein sequence MPQFPGMNPYLEGYLFQDLHSALASRIRALLTPLLRPRYAARLEVSTVQDTSSSEELGILYPEVEVVKTSDSARFTQEPTAVFTPATLTLPPPITLRIPTVEVREVTGNRLVTCIEILSYANKRQLGFEQYQQKRDRLIRLGVHLVEIDLIRRGRRAIAESLLPKSHYCISVTRAGDRIDVWALNMQEPLPTIPIPLLPPDADVPLDLSQAIHQVYEEADYDLTIDYSRQPPPPPLSDAEQRWLKTILG encoded by the coding sequence ATGCCCCAATTTCCAGGCATGAACCCTTATCTGGAAGGATATTTGTTTCAAGACTTGCACAGTGCATTAGCCAGTCGGATTCGCGCCCTCTTAACGCCGCTGCTGCGACCTCGTTATGCGGCACGGCTGGAAGTGTCCACGGTGCAAGATACCAGTTCAAGTGAGGAATTGGGAATCCTCTATCCAGAGGTGGAAGTGGTCAAAACATCCGATTCTGCTCGCTTCACCCAAGAACCAACGGCTGTTTTTACCCCGGCAACTCTGACGCTCCCACCGCCCATCACGCTGCGAATTCCCACGGTTGAAGTGAGAGAAGTAACGGGCAATCGATTGGTCACCTGCATCGAAATTCTCTCCTATGCAAACAAACGTCAGCTTGGCTTTGAGCAGTACCAACAAAAGCGCGATCGCTTGATCCGATTGGGGGTGCATCTGGTTGAGATTGACTTGATTCGACGCGGCAGGCGAGCCATAGCGGAGTCTTTGCTGCCCAAGTCCCATTACTGTATTAGCGTCACTCGTGCTGGCGATCGCATCGATGTGTGGGCGCTGAATATGCAGGAGCCATTGCCGACCATCCCGATTCCCTTGCTGCCCCCTGATGCGGATGTACCACTGGATTTATCGCAGGCGATTCATCAGGTCTATGAGGAAGCCGACTATGATTTGACAATCGATTACAGTCGCCAACCCCCACCACCGCCGTTATCTGATGCCGAACAGCGATGGCTGAAGACGATCCTGGGTTAA
- a CDS encoding IS630 family transposase — translation MKILLVACDKALRSQLHQALSRHSLIVDVATNGEEAWELLRTFLYDVVLLEVALPAMDGLTLCRRLRDVGNPVLILLLVEPDDSGTFMQGLDNGADACLAKPIHEPELLTYLRTLARRGGHRASPILSWGPVLLNPTARRVTCQGQELLLRQLNTRHNEYTGTRRFVMDKPDARHLSIETQNYLRQQAIRLREQGKRVKDISEYLGVHRNTVWEWWWEYEHYGEDALYQLERGRQVGEGRTLERWQEEAVQTAMQDHFPEDYQIDSALWTRRAVQALMEQVCQVKMPIRTVGEYLKRWGYTPKKPVERAYEQDPKTVQRWLEHEYPEIEQRAKTEGAEIAWGDESGVSSTEYGGRGYALLGTSPEIRPSERNRERVNYIASVSNQGGVQFMLYTCTLAAELFIRFCQRLIAKRQRKLFWIVDRHPVHRQQSVKQWLREHLEQIELFYLPSYSPELNPTEYFNGDVKQGVHDKPPSRNLKQLKGRVLSQLRKLQKLPARIRNYFKHPLIAYAAL, via the coding sequence ATGAAGATTTTGCTGGTTGCCTGCGACAAAGCCTTGCGGAGCCAGTTGCATCAAGCGTTATCTCGCCACAGTTTGATCGTCGATGTCGCCACCAACGGGGAAGAAGCCTGGGAACTGTTGCGAACCTTCCTGTACGATGTGGTTCTACTAGAGGTCGCGTTGCCTGCAATGGACGGGTTAACCCTGTGCCGTCGCTTGCGAGATGTGGGAAACCCAGTGCTGATTCTATTGCTGGTTGAGCCGGATGATTCAGGAACTTTCATGCAGGGCTTAGACAACGGTGCCGATGCCTGTCTGGCTAAACCCATTCACGAACCAGAATTGTTAACGTATCTACGCACCCTAGCCCGACGGGGAGGGCATCGAGCCAGTCCAATTCTCTCCTGGGGACCTGTGTTGCTTAATCCTACTGCTCGTCGGGTCACCTGTCAGGGGCAAGAGCTATTGCTCCGGCAACTAAACACAAGACATAATGAATATACAGGCACAAGGAGGTTTGTGATGGATAAACCAGATGCCAGGCACCTCTCGATAGAAACCCAAAACTACCTGCGGCAGCAAGCGATTCGCCTCCGAGAGCAGGGCAAACGGGTTAAAGACATTAGTGAGTATTTGGGCGTTCACCGCAACACGGTATGGGAATGGTGGTGGGAGTATGAACATTATGGAGAGGATGCTCTCTATCAGTTAGAGCGGGGACGACAAGTGGGGGAGGGGCGAACCTTGGAGCGCTGGCAGGAAGAGGCCGTGCAAACGGCGATGCAAGATCATTTTCCGGAAGATTACCAGATTGATAGTGCCCTGTGGACAAGACGAGCGGTGCAGGCATTAATGGAGCAAGTGTGTCAGGTGAAAATGCCAATTCGCACGGTGGGAGAGTATTTGAAACGCTGGGGGTACACGCCCAAGAAACCCGTAGAGCGAGCCTACGAGCAAGACCCAAAGACGGTACAACGGTGGTTGGAACACGAGTATCCGGAGATTGAGCAACGGGCCAAAACCGAAGGAGCAGAGATTGCTTGGGGGGATGAATCAGGCGTGTCCTCGACTGAGTATGGCGGACGAGGGTATGCCTTGCTGGGCACGTCTCCTGAGATTCGTCCCAGTGAGCGCAACCGAGAGCGCGTCAATTACATTGCCAGTGTGAGTAACCAGGGAGGAGTCCAGTTTATGCTCTACACTTGCACGTTGGCAGCAGAACTGTTCATCCGATTTTGCCAGCGGTTGATCGCCAAGCGCCAGCGGAAACTATTTTGGATTGTGGACCGGCATCCCGTGCATCGGCAACAGAGCGTGAAACAGTGGTTACGAGAACACCTCGAGCAGATTGAGTTATTTTACTTACCCTCCTATTCGCCAGAATTGAATCCAACTGAATACTTCAATGGTGATGTGAAGCAGGGCGTGCATGACAAACCACCGAGTCGTAATTTGAAGCAGTTGAAAGGGCGAGTGTTATCTCAATTGCGGAAGTTACAGAAGCTACCTGCTCGGATTAGAAATTATTTCAAGCATCCATTGATTGCTTATGCTGCGTTGTAG
- the pip gene encoding prolyl aminopeptidase, whose translation MRELYPPITPYQSGMLQVSDLHQIYYEQSGNPQGKPVVFLHGGPGGGSIPMYRQYFNPDRWRIIIFDQRGCGKSTPHAELRENTTWQLVADIETLRTHLGIDQWVVFGGSWGSTLSLAYSQTHPERCLGLILRGIFLLRQKEIHWFYQAGASYIFPDAWEEYLKPIPPDERQDLLTAYYKRLTDPDRTVQLTAARAWSVWEASTSKLFQDPALISTFAADEFAAAFARIECHYFMNKGFFETENQLIEQVDRIRHIPAVIVQGRYDVVCPMVSAWELHQAWPEAEFIVIPDAGHSMMEPGIRSALIEASDRFSSFF comes from the coding sequence ATGAGAGAACTTTATCCGCCAATTACCCCGTATCAGTCAGGGATGTTGCAGGTTTCCGACTTGCATCAGATTTATTACGAGCAATCTGGGAATCCCCAGGGCAAACCTGTTGTTTTCCTGCATGGGGGGCCGGGAGGAGGCAGCATTCCCATGTATCGGCAATATTTCAACCCCGATCGTTGGCGGATCATTATCTTTGACCAGCGGGGATGTGGCAAAAGTACTCCCCATGCCGAGTTGCGAGAGAATACCACCTGGCAGTTGGTGGCAGATATTGAAACCCTGCGAACCCATTTAGGAATTGATCAATGGGTGGTATTTGGTGGCAGTTGGGGGAGCACCCTGTCTCTGGCTTACAGTCAGACTCATCCAGAACGCTGTTTAGGGTTGATTTTACGGGGCATTTTTTTATTGCGACAGAAAGAAATTCACTGGTTTTATCAAGCAGGAGCCAGTTACATCTTCCCGGATGCCTGGGAGGAGTACCTGAAGCCAATTCCGCCTGATGAACGGCAGGATTTATTAACGGCTTATTACAAACGTCTGACGGATCCCGATCGCACGGTGCAACTGACAGCCGCCCGTGCCTGGTCAGTCTGGGAAGCCAGCACCAGCAAGCTGTTTCAGGATCCAGCTTTAATCAGCACCTTTGCCGCAGATGAGTTTGCTGCTGCCTTTGCCCGGATTGAATGCCATTACTTCATGAACAAAGGTTTCTTTGAGACCGAAAACCAGTTGATTGAGCAGGTTGATCGCATTCGACACATTCCGGCAGTGATTGTGCAGGGCCGGTATGATGTGGTTTGTCCAATGGTGTCCGCCTGGGAACTGCATCAGGCATGGCCAGAAGCAGAATTTATCGTGATTCCCGATGCCGGACATTCGATGATGGAACCGGGCATTCGTAGTGCCTTAATCGAGGCCAGCGATCGCTTCTCATCGTTTTTTTGA
- a CDS encoding C39 family peptidase — MPIQLRVLQNTVFKQTVEAASELPPEDKVSVAAGTILDIHSWKVVNQNHLRVALFGSFLGTPPRNTWCVFTPHVQLFRPPSLKVLRNTVFKQAPVDSSQLPATDKISIPAGRVFNLQSWGTASNNHLKLALLWDAYGNPPRNTWFAFAPDVQFINTQPAVVPIPPPPPPPDGLPTSKNLNIPYDSQLDNEFNPTGACNVTSFAMVMAYFQIKGTGTGQLADELYQYMEKNGLSRWEPNDLAKMADAYGLVDEFTMRGRLSDLRKAIAEGRPCIIHGYFTSFGHIIVVRGYDPYGFFVNDPYGQWTSSGYRNDVSGKNLHYSNRLIQTKCSPEGEDYIWFHKLSKKR; from the coding sequence ATGCCCATTCAGCTTAGAGTCCTTCAGAACACGGTGTTTAAGCAAACAGTAGAGGCTGCGTCTGAATTGCCACCAGAGGATAAGGTTTCGGTCGCCGCTGGGACAATTCTGGATATTCATTCCTGGAAAGTGGTGAACCAGAACCACCTGAGAGTTGCTTTATTTGGCAGTTTTTTAGGAACGCCACCCCGCAATACCTGGTGTGTGTTTACTCCCCACGTTCAATTATTCAGACCGCCCAGCTTAAAAGTACTTCGCAATACAGTCTTCAAACAGGCTCCCGTTGATTCTTCCCAACTCCCTGCAACGGATAAGATATCCATTCCTGCTGGAAGGGTGTTTAATTTGCAGTCCTGGGGAACGGCCAGTAATAATCACTTGAAACTGGCCCTGCTCTGGGATGCCTATGGTAATCCACCTCGAAATACCTGGTTTGCCTTCGCGCCGGATGTTCAATTCATCAATACCCAGCCTGCCGTTGTTCCCATTCCCCCCCCTCCCCCCCCACCCGACGGCTTACCCACCAGCAAGAACCTCAACATTCCCTATGATAGTCAGTTGGACAACGAGTTCAATCCTACCGGAGCGTGCAATGTCACGTCCTTTGCCATGGTGATGGCTTACTTTCAAATCAAGGGAACCGGGACCGGGCAACTAGCCGACGAACTCTATCAATACATGGAAAAAAATGGCTTGAGCCGTTGGGAACCAAATGACTTAGCTAAGATGGCAGATGCCTATGGACTGGTGGATGAGTTCACGATGCGAGGTCGGTTATCCGATCTGCGAAAGGCGATCGCCGAAGGCAGACCCTGCATCATTCACGGCTATTTCACCAGCTTTGGTCACATTATTGTGGTGCGGGGCTATGACCCCTATGGCTTTTTCGTCAACGATCCCTATGGCCAGTGGACTTCTTCTGGCTATCGCAATGATGTGTCCGGAAAAAATCTGCACTATTCCAACCGTTTAATTCAAACCAAATGTTCCCCGGAAGGCGAAGATTACATCTGGTTCCATAAGTTATCAAAAAAACGATGA
- a CDS encoding Uma2 family endonuclease: MTAVTKQALTLAEFLQLPETKPASEYINGEVIQKPMPKGRHSRLQGKLCATINQVTEEQKVAYAELCLILVYGKNEKTAYPAG; encoded by the coding sequence ATGACTGCTGTAACAAAACAAGCTCTCACGCTCGCAGAGTTTCTCCAGCTTCCTGAAACCAAGCCTGCCAGCGAATACATCAATGGTGAGGTGATCCAGAAGCCAATGCCTAAAGGACGACACAGTCGCTTGCAAGGAAAGCTTTGTGCCACGATTAATCAAGTCACAGAGGAACAAAAGGTTGCCTATGCCGAGCTATGTTTAATTCTGGTGTACGGCAAGAATGAAAAAACGGCGTACCCTGCTGGATAG
- a CDS encoding DUF4258 domain-containing protein: MFDNILQQIREKLDQRFYVMTLHAEEEMEDDGLSILDVEQGIFTGEILERQKDRNTGEFKYRIRGSTLEGDVVEVIVKLGLTGKVVIITVYLL; the protein is encoded by the coding sequence TTGTTTGACAACATTTTGCAGCAGATCCGCGAGAAGCTCGACCAACGGTTCTATGTTATGACCCTCCATGCTGAGGAGGAAATGGAGGATGATGGCTTATCAATTTTAGATGTTGAACAAGGCATTTTCACAGGGGAAATTCTGGAGCGTCAGAAGGATAGGAACACGGGTGAGTTTAAGTACCGAATCCGAGGTTCAACGCTTGAGGGCGATGTCGTAGAAGTAATTGTTAAACTGGGGCTAACGGGTAAAGTCGTCATTATTACAGTTTATCTCTTATGA
- a CDS encoding type II toxin-antitoxin system MqsA family antitoxin, with the protein MNTEDGLICDVCGKGNARIRRITRAYGTGDDLLLIENIPVISCPDCGECYLTAETLHQIDQIKRERQRFVVERFVEVARLG; encoded by the coding sequence ATGAACACTGAGGATGGGCTTATTTGCGATGTTTGTGGCAAGGGGAATGCTCGAATTCGTCGGATCACCAGAGCCTATGGTACAGGAGATGATTTGTTGCTGATTGAGAATATTCCGGTGATTAGCTGTCCTGATTGTGGGGAGTGCTACCTGACCGCAGAGACGCTGCATCAGATTGATCAGATTAAGCGAGAACGTCAACGGTTTGTTGTGGAACGGTTTGTTGAAGTGGCCCGTTTGGGGTAG
- a CDS encoding IS256 family transposase, which translates to MTQDKLVSFKTPDEPGTFSDALTELVRNGARQIIAQAVEVELQEFLAQYQSLKDEQGRQAVVRNGYLPERSIVTGVGAVEIQVPKVRDRSGQGIKFNSLLLPPYLKRAQSVEEVLPWLYLKGVSTGDFSEALASLLGTQADGLSASTISRLKAKWTQEHQQWQQRTLSGKRYVYVWADGIYFNIRNEDDRQCILVLIGVTDTGSKELLGLEAGFRESELSWKPLLLRLQDQGLKQAPELAIGDGALGFWKALAQVFPSTRIQRCWVHKTANVLNHLPKSQQPHAKSALHQIYLAATKDEAEKAFERFIKTYAAKYPKATECLAKDRSALLAFYDFPAEHWVHLRTTNPIESTFATVRLRTDKTRGCVSQDSILSLVFKLVQSAQKRWLRIRGFKRLGEVIEGVKFKDGIRVDLHPDSGVSQDAA; encoded by the coding sequence ATGACTCAAGATAAACTGGTTTCATTCAAAACACCAGATGAGCCTGGAACATTTAGCGATGCGCTGACTGAACTGGTTCGTAACGGTGCGCGTCAAATCATTGCCCAAGCAGTTGAAGTCGAGTTGCAGGAGTTTTTAGCCCAATACCAGAGCCTCAAAGATGAGCAAGGACGACAGGCGGTCGTGCGCAATGGCTACTTGCCTGAACGAAGCATTGTGACTGGGGTTGGAGCGGTTGAAATTCAAGTTCCGAAAGTGCGAGACCGAAGCGGACAGGGGATTAAGTTTAATTCGCTGTTGTTGCCGCCGTATTTGAAGCGCGCTCAAAGTGTTGAGGAGGTGTTGCCCTGGTTGTACCTCAAAGGAGTCTCGACTGGGGATTTTTCAGAAGCTTTGGCATCGTTGCTGGGCACCCAGGCAGACGGGTTATCTGCGAGTACCATCAGCCGCCTCAAAGCGAAGTGGACTCAGGAGCACCAGCAGTGGCAACAGCGAACGCTCAGTGGCAAGCGGTATGTGTATGTTTGGGCAGATGGGATTTACTTCAACATCCGCAACGAAGATGACCGACAATGTATTTTAGTCCTGATCGGAGTGACGGATACGGGCAGCAAGGAATTGCTCGGACTCGAAGCTGGATTTCGCGAGTCCGAGTTGAGTTGGAAACCGTTGTTGTTACGCTTACAAGACCAGGGACTCAAGCAAGCACCAGAGTTGGCGATTGGAGATGGTGCATTGGGATTTTGGAAAGCCCTCGCGCAGGTATTTCCGTCCACCCGCATCCAACGTTGTTGGGTGCATAAAACGGCGAATGTCCTCAACCACTTACCTAAAAGCCAGCAACCCCACGCCAAGTCGGCTTTACATCAAATCTACCTGGCAGCCACCAAAGATGAGGCAGAAAAGGCTTTTGAGCGATTCATCAAAACCTACGCAGCCAAGTATCCTAAAGCCACGGAGTGTTTAGCCAAAGACCGATCCGCATTGTTGGCATTCTATGATTTCCCGGCTGAGCATTGGGTGCATCTGCGCACCACCAATCCAATTGAATCCACTTTTGCCACGGTGCGCTTGAGAACCGATAAAACGCGAGGCTGTGTCTCCCAGGACAGCATTCTGTCGTTGGTCTTCAAGCTTGTCCAGAGCGCTCAGAAGCGATGGTTACGGATTCGAGGCTTCAAACGATTAGGGGAGGTGATTGAAGGAGTCAAATTCAAGGATGGAATTCGCGTTGATTTACATCCCGATTCAGGAGTCAGTCAGGACGCTGCTTGA
- a CDS encoding tetratricopeptide repeat protein: MGCTQFDQALEKYIKATEVYPKHGNAYIAQARIYGRKGSIDKLDAMVQKIRDLIKNLELNPLEEYDASLLIGTAYQEAGVYEKAEVWYRELVEKYPKRSEAFRELAQLLENLQRIDESIHYYHQAAELEFDSKKASNIYERIGNLLIQQGSNSEALKELKQSINCDSENVSAHFARATLYETQGDLDQAIEDYQKILEADREYISAYLALGRIYKNQHRDKDKNQHRDKDFNQLIQDIFSHSDDRYSGYLLSGAIYEAVNQPEQAEAQYRQAIRQDSVRSEAYIKLIYLFVNQGQIDKAIAVCDEMAQQAELSYDAEVWRGNLFYAQGKLDEAEQSYQQAIARHLERADAYLQLASLYQQQGKPDQSEQILTQGLSEDVPYDPDLYWMLGQLYEQKQQWEQAINWYQKAAEHQFLSEKAAIAFERVGDLLTRQGNDSDDPTSKLAFYDQAQEALQIASLCNPANAGVYFSLGYLNEQKGEWEKALERYHKTIQLDPQYLSAYVSLCRIYSNNRNLAALERIRGQLKDQMKKLQLDTTSRYQLHMAIAQTYTDAELYERAIEELREAIAIEPDLPDAHVNLAWIYELQAQWAKAREEYEKVGQLVPEWQVDVYLRQGSLLEVEENYLDAAQVYQRAIETDPGRADAYLALGRVCVELNRWEEAESAFRQAINLAPDQLGMAPNAYLFLADLYRMQGRHPEMQEACTRVISLVQGVASPDFNLLRQQGLAYFMRGDYAAAEQALNQALESNPADAQARFYLALDLLCLGRQDQAVAELQQGIDSTPNPWNYDYAIREAEILAARTPEVPGAKEMLQTLIAARDKSAPASGAGLQRDESQQVSSTGIPGDKNVAIPALEPNASDL, encoded by the coding sequence GTGGGATGCACTCAATTTGATCAAGCCTTAGAAAAATATATCAAGGCAACAGAGGTTTATCCAAAGCACGGCAATGCCTATATTGCCCAAGCCAGAATTTATGGAAGAAAAGGATCGATAGATAAGCTTGATGCAATGGTGCAAAAAATCCGAGACTTGATTAAAAACCTAGAATTAAATCCTCTTGAGGAGTATGATGCATCATTGCTGATTGGAACCGCTTACCAGGAGGCAGGCGTTTATGAGAAAGCAGAAGTCTGGTATCGTGAACTGGTTGAGAAATATCCTAAACGTTCAGAAGCTTTTCGTGAACTGGCTCAATTGTTGGAAAACCTGCAACGAATTGATGAAAGTATTCACTACTATCATCAAGCTGCTGAACTTGAATTTGATAGCAAAAAAGCTTCCAATATTTATGAACGCATTGGCAATTTGTTAATCCAGCAAGGTAGTAATTCCGAAGCATTGAAGGAATTAAAGCAGTCGATTAACTGTGATTCGGAGAACGTTAGTGCTCACTTTGCTAGGGCTACTCTTTATGAAACACAGGGAGACTTAGATCAGGCAATAGAAGATTACCAGAAAATTTTGGAGGCTGATCGTGAATACATTTCTGCTTATCTTGCCTTGGGAAGAATTTACAAAAATCAGCATAGAGATAAAGACAAAAATCAGCATAGAGATAAAGACTTTAATCAACTAATCCAGGACATTTTTAGCCATTCAGATGATCGATATAGTGGCTACTTACTAAGTGGTGCAATTTATGAGGCAGTGAACCAGCCTGAGCAGGCAGAAGCACAGTACAGGCAAGCGATTCGTCAGGACTCGGTTCGTTCTGAGGCGTATATTAAATTAATATATTTGTTTGTGAATCAGGGACAGATAGATAAGGCGATCGCAGTTTGCGATGAAATGGCCCAGCAGGCTGAACTGTCTTACGATGCTGAGGTCTGGCGGGGTAACTTGTTCTATGCTCAGGGAAAACTTGACGAAGCGGAGCAATCCTATCAGCAGGCGATCGCACGACATCTAGAACGTGCTGATGCCTATTTACAACTCGCATCCCTGTATCAACAGCAGGGGAAACCAGATCAGTCCGAGCAGATTTTGACACAGGGGTTATCAGAAGATGTTCCCTATGATCCAGATCTTTACTGGATGCTTGGCCAACTTTACGAGCAAAAACAGCAGTGGGAGCAGGCGATTAACTGGTATCAAAAAGCGGCTGAACACCAATTTCTCTCTGAAAAAGCTGCGATCGCATTTGAACGGGTTGGAGATTTGTTGACTCGACAAGGAAATGACTCCGATGACCCAACCTCAAAGCTGGCTTTCTATGATCAAGCTCAAGAGGCACTTCAAATTGCTTCACTGTGCAACCCAGCTAATGCGGGAGTTTATTTTAGCTTGGGTTATCTTAATGAACAAAAAGGGGAGTGGGAAAAGGCTTTAGAAAGGTATCACAAAACCATCCAGCTTGATCCCCAGTACCTCAGTGCCTATGTCAGCCTCTGTCGAATCTATAGCAATAATAGAAACCTGGCCGCTCTTGAGCGAATCAGGGGGCAGCTCAAAGACCAGATGAAAAAGCTACAACTCGATACAACTTCCAGATATCAACTGCATATGGCGATCGCTCAAACCTACACCGATGCTGAACTATATGAACGGGCAATTGAGGAATTGCGAGAGGCCATAGCGATTGAACCAGATCTTCCCGATGCCCATGTCAATTTGGCATGGATATATGAATTGCAAGCACAATGGGCAAAGGCCCGTGAGGAATATGAAAAAGTCGGGCAATTAGTCCCAGAATGGCAGGTAGATGTCTATCTCCGTCAAGGGAGTCTTCTAGAGGTAGAAGAAAACTATCTCGATGCAGCTCAAGTCTATCAGCGAGCCATTGAAACTGACCCTGGTCGAGCTGATGCTTATCTAGCCCTGGGGCGAGTCTGTGTGGAACTGAACCGATGGGAGGAAGCGGAATCAGCATTTCGTCAGGCCATTAATCTTGCACCAGACCAACTGGGCATGGCACCAAATGCCTATCTATTTCTGGCCGATCTCTATCGTATGCAGGGCCGACATCCAGAAATGCAAGAAGCCTGCACCCGAGTCATTTCCTTGGTGCAAGGGGTAGCATCTCCAGACTTCAACCTTCTGCGTCAGCAAGGTCTGGCCTACTTCATGCGAGGGGACTATGCAGCCGCTGAACAGGCCTTGAACCAAGCATTAGAGTCCAATCCAGCCGATGCTCAGGCGAGGTTCTATTTAGCCCTTGACCTGCTCTGTTTAGGACGGCAAGATCAGGCGGTAGCAGAACTGCAACAGGGCATCGACTCAACGCCTAACCCGTGGAACTACGACTACGCGATTAGAGAAGCTGAAATCCTTGCGGCAAGAACGCCTGAGGTTCCAGGAGCGAAGGAAATGCTACAAACGCTGATTGCCGCAAGGGATAAATCTGCTCCAGCTTCAGGCGCTGGTCTGCAAAGAGATGAATCCCAGCAGGTGAGTTCCACAGGGATTCCTGGTGACAAAAATGTGGCAATCCCTGCTTTAGAACCCAATGCCTCAGATCTCTAA